The following are from one region of the Candidatus Limnocylindrales bacterium genome:
- a CDS encoding TauD/TfdA family dioxygenase: MTTLATAVAGPAAWTGAEMSRTDEWIHRLSAAEVAAAESIAAAVRGAGKGVEELTKDDVSPGALAPAIRAWRETLHRGRGFVLIRGLPVERMTREEAAAVYWTIGLHLGTPVPQNFLGELLTDVRDTGADPGDPSTRLYRTRAEQDFHTDGADIIGLLCLKTSRSGGESRIVSSISVYNEILRRRPDLAPVLFENFYWHYYEPQMPAPMHFVRPICAERGGGLNISFIPWYIRRAQELPDVPPLTRAQNEALEIMERTANDPQLYLDMEFRPGDIQLLKNSVILHKRTAYEDWDDPEQKRHLLRLWLSAPDFEDGDEQLRYGITMEAAR, encoded by the coding sequence ATGACTACCCTCGCCACCGCTGTCGCCGGACCTGCCGCCTGGACCGGCGCCGAAATGAGCCGCACCGACGAATGGATCCACCGCCTGAGCGCCGCCGAAGTGGCCGCCGCCGAAAGCATCGCCGCGGCCGTGCGCGGCGCGGGCAAAGGCGTCGAGGAGCTCACGAAGGACGACGTGTCCCCGGGAGCACTGGCGCCAGCGATCCGCGCGTGGCGCGAGACCCTCCACCGCGGCCGCGGGTTCGTCCTCATCCGCGGACTTCCGGTCGAACGCATGACCAGGGAGGAAGCGGCTGCGGTGTATTGGACGATCGGGCTGCACCTGGGCACGCCGGTGCCGCAAAACTTCCTGGGCGAGCTGCTGACCGACGTGCGCGACACCGGTGCCGACCCCGGCGACCCGAGCACGCGCCTGTATCGCACGCGCGCCGAGCAGGACTTTCATACCGATGGCGCCGACATCATCGGGCTGCTGTGCCTGAAAACGTCCAGGTCCGGCGGCGAGAGCCGCATCGTCAGCTCGATCAGCGTCTACAACGAAATCCTGCGCCGGCGTCCCGACCTCGCGCCCGTGCTCTTCGAGAACTTCTACTGGCACTACTACGAGCCGCAGATGCCGGCGCCGATGCATTTCGTCCGGCCGATCTGCGCCGAGCGCGGAGGCGGCCTGAACATCTCGTTCATACCCTGGTACATCCGGCGCGCGCAGGAGCTTCCCGACGTCCCTCCACTGACGCGCGCGCAGAACGAGGCGCTCGAGATCATGGAGCGCACGGCCAACGACCCGCAGCTGTATCTGGACATGGAGTTCCGGCCGGGAGACATCCAGCTCCTCAAGAACTCGGTCATCCTGCACAAGCGCACCGCGTACGAAGACTGGGACGACCCCGAGCAGAAGAGGCACCTCCTGCGGCTGTGGCTGTCGGCGCCGGACTTCGAGGACGGCGATGAGCAGCTGCGCTACGGCATCACGATGGAGGCGGCGCGATGA
- a CDS encoding metalloregulator ArsR/SmtB family transcription factor — MKERVDPATASCCPPVFHGRLGKADAEELAAAFKAIADPARLRLLNYIASRPEAETCVCYLTEPLGLSQPTVSHHLKVLYDAGLIGRERRGTWAYYRIVPERMAELREALAVPQAPVPASARKAARKR, encoded by the coding sequence ATGAAGGAGCGTGTCGACCCAGCGACTGCATCGTGTTGTCCGCCCGTCTTCCATGGCCGGCTGGGCAAGGCCGATGCGGAGGAGCTGGCGGCGGCGTTCAAGGCCATCGCCGATCCGGCACGGCTGCGGCTGCTCAACTACATCGCCTCCCGCCCCGAGGCGGAGACGTGCGTCTGCTATCTGACGGAGCCGCTGGGGCTGTCTCAGCCCACCGTCAGTCATCATCTCAAGGTCCTGTACGACGCCGGCCTGATCGGCCGCGAGCGGCGCGGGACGTGGGCGTATTACCGGATCGTACCCGAGCGAATGGCCGAGCTCCGCGAGGCGCTGGCGGTTCCGCAAGCGCCCGTGCCCGCAAGCGCGCGAAAGGCGGCGAGGAAGCGCTGA
- a CDS encoding DUF5985 family protein has protein sequence MDSLNYTMMGAIAMACFVIGTMFLRFWRQGRDRFFLLFACSFYLEGVNRVVQTLSAAPNEGNLTRYGVRLVAFTLILAAIIDKNRSR, from the coding sequence GTGGACTCGCTCAACTACACGATGATGGGCGCGATCGCGATGGCGTGCTTCGTGATCGGAACCATGTTCCTGCGCTTCTGGCGGCAGGGCCGAGACCGCTTCTTTCTGCTGTTCGCCTGCTCCTTCTACCTCGAGGGCGTCAACCGCGTGGTGCAGACGCTTTCGGCGGCGCCTAATGAAGGGAACCTGACGCGCTATGGCGTGCGGCTCGTGGCCTTCACTCTCATCCTGGCGGCGATCATCGACAAGAACCGCTCGCGCTGA
- a CDS encoding DUF5985 family protein, giving the protein MGAVVYSLCAATALACSALLLRAYARNGVRLLLWSGLCFAGLTVNNALLAVDLLIFPEIDLFALRNLAALVAVSLLLYGLLWESE; this is encoded by the coding sequence ATGGGGGCCGTCGTCTACTCCTTGTGTGCCGCCACCGCGCTGGCCTGCAGCGCGCTGCTCCTGCGGGCCTACGCCCGTAACGGCGTAAGGCTGCTGCTCTGGAGCGGCCTGTGCTTTGCGGGATTGACGGTCAACAACGCGCTGCTGGCCGTCGACCTGCTGATATTTCCGGAGATCGACCTTTTTGCGCTGCGCAATCTGGCGGCGCTGGTCGCAGTTTCGCTGTTGCTCTACGGTCTGCTGTGGGAATCGGAGTAG